One window of the Scylla paramamosain isolate STU-SP2022 chromosome 22, ASM3559412v1, whole genome shotgun sequence genome contains the following:
- the LOC135111655 gene encoding intraflagellar transport protein 46 homolog isoform X1, with the protein MSRGVLAAAAALESCDYDEVTEVSVNEASEGGLSLVHHSSAFLDTPALPPHHQLGDPPAEGPEAAPERSQPQPGAATIATATAMTTAEEEKMEPKEEQAGEPLQEPPSASDGDGGDGGDGGDGGDGGELWGEVEEGGGDMIDPQGNENSDFQPGPSHAPPPPHLAPSSPHHQEHPRFHLGRSEGDDDTDEDNMGETAGLSDIAGMGGPGQPMPLAHPASMPSGDDDDDDDDEEDGQAPAPEGAYDPADYEHLSVTPEISELFSYITRYTPQAIELEHRLRPYIPDYIPAVGDIDAFIKIPPPDDKVSMVGLEVLDEPSARQSDATVLDLQLRALAKHTTAKSMSVKTVENAEKNGKVIEKWVRDISELHRSKPPPTVHYSKRMPDIDSLMQEWPGELEELLKEVNLPTAALELELPNYVDIICSIMDIPVYKSRVQSLHVLFTLYSVFKNSAHFRQLAEENYIDNEDSTAEQLVMQ; encoded by the exons ATGAGCCGAGGAGTGTTGGCG gcagcagcagcacttgAGAGCTGTGACTACGATGAAGTAACAGAAGTGTCTGTGAATGAGGCATCTGAGGGAGGCCTTTCTCTGGTGCACCATTCCAGTGCCTTTCTGGACACACCCGCCCTCCCGCCTCACCACCAGCTT GGGGACCCTCCAGCAGAAGGTCCTGAAGCAGCACCAGAGCGCAGCCAGCCCCAGCCAGGCGCCGCCACCatagccacagccacagccatgACGACAgccgaggaggagaagatggagccAAAGGAGGAACAG GCGGGCGAGCCCCTGCAAGAGCCTCCCTCagctagtgatggtgatggtggtgatggtggtgatggtggtgatggtggtgatggtggagaatTGTGGGGAGAGgttgaggagggaggaggagacatgaTCGATCCtcagggaaatgagaacagtgatTTCCAGCCAGGCCCCTCTCATGCTCCGCCTCCCCCCCACCtcgctccctcctccccccaccaccaggAGCATCCCCGCTTCCATTTGGGGAGGTCCGAAGGCGATGATGATACGGATGAGGACAACATGGGAGAAACTGCT GGGTTGAGTGACATAGCAGGGATGGGCGGCCCCGGCCAGCCCATGCCTCTCGCCCACCCGGCAAGCATGCCCAGCggcgacgacgatgatgacgatgatgatgaagaggatggCCAGGCCCCAGCTCCTGAAGG GGCGTACGATCCAGCGGACTACGAGCACTTGAGCGTCACTCCAGAGATCTCAGAGCTGTTCTCGTACATCACCCGCTACACGCCCCAGGCTATCGAGCTGGAGCACCGCCTGCGGCCCTACATCCCGGACTACATCCCGGCCGTGGGGGACATTGATGCCTTCATTAAG ATCCCGCCTCCTGACGACAAGGTGTCCATGGTGGGGCTAGAGGTGCTGGATGAGCCCAGTGCACGCCAGAGTGACGCCACAGTGCTGGACCTGCAGCTGCGGGCACTCGCCAAGCACACCACCGCGAAGTCTATG TCAGTGAAGACAGTGGAGAATGCCGAGAAGAATGGCAAGGTGATAGAGAAGTGGGTACGTGACATCAGTGAGCTGCACAGAAGTAAGCCTCCGCCCACCGTCCACTACAGCAA ACGCATGCCAGACATTGACAGCCTGATGCAGGAGTGGCCGGGGGAGCTGGAGGAACTGTTGAAGGAGGTCAACCTGCCCACGGCTGCACTGGAACTGGAACTCCCAAACTATGTGGACATCATTTGTT CCATAATGGACATTCCCGTATACAAGAGCCGTGTCCAGTCTCTGCACGTCCTCTTCACCCTCTACTCGGTCTTCAAGAACTCGGCGCACTTCAGACAGCTGGCGGAGGAAAACTACATAGACAACGAAGACTCAACTGCCGAACAGCTTGTCATGCAGTGA
- the LOC135111655 gene encoding intraflagellar transport protein 46 homolog isoform X4: MSRGVLAAAAALESCDYDEVTEVSVNEASEGGLSLVHHSSAFLDTPALPPHHQLGDPPAEGPEAAPERSQPQPGAATIATATAMTTAEEEKMEPKEEQGLSDIAGMGGPGQPMPLAHPASMPSGDDDDDDDDEEDGQAPAPEGAYDPADYEHLSVTPEISELFSYITRYTPQAIELEHRLRPYIPDYIPAVGDIDAFIKIPPPDDKVSMVGLEVLDEPSARQSDATVLDLQLRALAKHTTAKSMSVKTVENAEKNGKVIEKWVRDISELHRSKPPPTVHYSKRMPDIDSLMQEWPGELEELLKEVNLPTAALELELPNYVDIICSIMDIPVYKSRVQSLHVLFTLYSVFKNSAHFRQLAEENYIDNEDSTAEQLVMQ; this comes from the exons ATGAGCCGAGGAGTGTTGGCG gcagcagcagcacttgAGAGCTGTGACTACGATGAAGTAACAGAAGTGTCTGTGAATGAGGCATCTGAGGGAGGCCTTTCTCTGGTGCACCATTCCAGTGCCTTTCTGGACACACCCGCCCTCCCGCCTCACCACCAGCTT GGGGACCCTCCAGCAGAAGGTCCTGAAGCAGCACCAGAGCGCAGCCAGCCCCAGCCAGGCGCCGCCACCatagccacagccacagccatgACGACAgccgaggaggagaagatggagccAAAGGAGGAACAG GGGTTGAGTGACATAGCAGGGATGGGCGGCCCCGGCCAGCCCATGCCTCTCGCCCACCCGGCAAGCATGCCCAGCggcgacgacgatgatgacgatgatgatgaagaggatggCCAGGCCCCAGCTCCTGAAGG GGCGTACGATCCAGCGGACTACGAGCACTTGAGCGTCACTCCAGAGATCTCAGAGCTGTTCTCGTACATCACCCGCTACACGCCCCAGGCTATCGAGCTGGAGCACCGCCTGCGGCCCTACATCCCGGACTACATCCCGGCCGTGGGGGACATTGATGCCTTCATTAAG ATCCCGCCTCCTGACGACAAGGTGTCCATGGTGGGGCTAGAGGTGCTGGATGAGCCCAGTGCACGCCAGAGTGACGCCACAGTGCTGGACCTGCAGCTGCGGGCACTCGCCAAGCACACCACCGCGAAGTCTATG TCAGTGAAGACAGTGGAGAATGCCGAGAAGAATGGCAAGGTGATAGAGAAGTGGGTACGTGACATCAGTGAGCTGCACAGAAGTAAGCCTCCGCCCACCGTCCACTACAGCAA ACGCATGCCAGACATTGACAGCCTGATGCAGGAGTGGCCGGGGGAGCTGGAGGAACTGTTGAAGGAGGTCAACCTGCCCACGGCTGCACTGGAACTGGAACTCCCAAACTATGTGGACATCATTTGTT CCATAATGGACATTCCCGTATACAAGAGCCGTGTCCAGTCTCTGCACGTCCTCTTCACCCTCTACTCGGTCTTCAAGAACTCGGCGCACTTCAGACAGCTGGCGGAGGAAAACTACATAGACAACGAAGACTCAACTGCCGAACAGCTTGTCATGCAGTGA
- the LOC135111655 gene encoding intraflagellar transport protein 46 homolog isoform X2, translating into MFQAAAALESCDYDEVTEVSVNEASEGGLSLVHHSSAFLDTPALPPHHQLGDPPAEGPEAAPERSQPQPGAATIATATAMTTAEEEKMEPKEEQAGEPLQEPPSASDGDGGDGGDGGDGGDGGELWGEVEEGGGDMIDPQGNENSDFQPGPSHAPPPPHLAPSSPHHQEHPRFHLGRSEGDDDTDEDNMGETAGLSDIAGMGGPGQPMPLAHPASMPSGDDDDDDDDEEDGQAPAPEGAYDPADYEHLSVTPEISELFSYITRYTPQAIELEHRLRPYIPDYIPAVGDIDAFIKIPPPDDKVSMVGLEVLDEPSARQSDATVLDLQLRALAKHTTAKSMSVKTVENAEKNGKVIEKWVRDISELHRSKPPPTVHYSKRMPDIDSLMQEWPGELEELLKEVNLPTAALELELPNYVDIICSIMDIPVYKSRVQSLHVLFTLYSVFKNSAHFRQLAEENYIDNEDSTAEQLVMQ; encoded by the exons ATGTttcaggcagcagcagcacttgAGAGCTGTGACTACGATGAAGTAACAGAAGTGTCTGTGAATGAGGCATCTGAGGGAGGCCTTTCTCTGGTGCACCATTCCAGTGCCTTTCTGGACACACCCGCCCTCCCGCCTCACCACCAGCTT GGGGACCCTCCAGCAGAAGGTCCTGAAGCAGCACCAGAGCGCAGCCAGCCCCAGCCAGGCGCCGCCACCatagccacagccacagccatgACGACAgccgaggaggagaagatggagccAAAGGAGGAACAG GCGGGCGAGCCCCTGCAAGAGCCTCCCTCagctagtgatggtgatggtggtgatggtggtgatggtggtgatggtggtgatggtggagaatTGTGGGGAGAGgttgaggagggaggaggagacatgaTCGATCCtcagggaaatgagaacagtgatTTCCAGCCAGGCCCCTCTCATGCTCCGCCTCCCCCCCACCtcgctccctcctccccccaccaccaggAGCATCCCCGCTTCCATTTGGGGAGGTCCGAAGGCGATGATGATACGGATGAGGACAACATGGGAGAAACTGCT GGGTTGAGTGACATAGCAGGGATGGGCGGCCCCGGCCAGCCCATGCCTCTCGCCCACCCGGCAAGCATGCCCAGCggcgacgacgatgatgacgatgatgatgaagaggatggCCAGGCCCCAGCTCCTGAAGG GGCGTACGATCCAGCGGACTACGAGCACTTGAGCGTCACTCCAGAGATCTCAGAGCTGTTCTCGTACATCACCCGCTACACGCCCCAGGCTATCGAGCTGGAGCACCGCCTGCGGCCCTACATCCCGGACTACATCCCGGCCGTGGGGGACATTGATGCCTTCATTAAG ATCCCGCCTCCTGACGACAAGGTGTCCATGGTGGGGCTAGAGGTGCTGGATGAGCCCAGTGCACGCCAGAGTGACGCCACAGTGCTGGACCTGCAGCTGCGGGCACTCGCCAAGCACACCACCGCGAAGTCTATG TCAGTGAAGACAGTGGAGAATGCCGAGAAGAATGGCAAGGTGATAGAGAAGTGGGTACGTGACATCAGTGAGCTGCACAGAAGTAAGCCTCCGCCCACCGTCCACTACAGCAA ACGCATGCCAGACATTGACAGCCTGATGCAGGAGTGGCCGGGGGAGCTGGAGGAACTGTTGAAGGAGGTCAACCTGCCCACGGCTGCACTGGAACTGGAACTCCCAAACTATGTGGACATCATTTGTT CCATAATGGACATTCCCGTATACAAGAGCCGTGTCCAGTCTCTGCACGTCCTCTTCACCCTCTACTCGGTCTTCAAGAACTCGGCGCACTTCAGACAGCTGGCGGAGGAAAACTACATAGACAACGAAGACTCAACTGCCGAACAGCTTGTCATGCAGTGA
- the LOC135111655 gene encoding intraflagellar transport protein 46 homolog isoform X3, with protein MTTAEEEKMEPKEEQAGEPLQEPPSASDGDGGDGGDGGDGGDGGELWGEVEEGGGDMIDPQGNENSDFQPGPSHAPPPPHLAPSSPHHQEHPRFHLGRSEGDDDTDEDNMGETAGLSDIAGMGGPGQPMPLAHPASMPSGDDDDDDDDEEDGQAPAPEGAYDPADYEHLSVTPEISELFSYITRYTPQAIELEHRLRPYIPDYIPAVGDIDAFIKIPPPDDKVSMVGLEVLDEPSARQSDATVLDLQLRALAKHTTAKSMSVKTVENAEKNGKVIEKWVRDISELHRSKPPPTVHYSKRMPDIDSLMQEWPGELEELLKEVNLPTAALELELPNYVDIICSIMDIPVYKSRVQSLHVLFTLYSVFKNSAHFRQLAEENYIDNEDSTAEQLVMQ; from the exons atgACGACAgccgaggaggagaagatggagccAAAGGAGGAACAG GCGGGCGAGCCCCTGCAAGAGCCTCCCTCagctagtgatggtgatggtggtgatggtggtgatggtggtgatggtggtgatggtggagaatTGTGGGGAGAGgttgaggagggaggaggagacatgaTCGATCCtcagggaaatgagaacagtgatTTCCAGCCAGGCCCCTCTCATGCTCCGCCTCCCCCCCACCtcgctccctcctccccccaccaccaggAGCATCCCCGCTTCCATTTGGGGAGGTCCGAAGGCGATGATGATACGGATGAGGACAACATGGGAGAAACTGCT GGGTTGAGTGACATAGCAGGGATGGGCGGCCCCGGCCAGCCCATGCCTCTCGCCCACCCGGCAAGCATGCCCAGCggcgacgacgatgatgacgatgatgatgaagaggatggCCAGGCCCCAGCTCCTGAAGG GGCGTACGATCCAGCGGACTACGAGCACTTGAGCGTCACTCCAGAGATCTCAGAGCTGTTCTCGTACATCACCCGCTACACGCCCCAGGCTATCGAGCTGGAGCACCGCCTGCGGCCCTACATCCCGGACTACATCCCGGCCGTGGGGGACATTGATGCCTTCATTAAG ATCCCGCCTCCTGACGACAAGGTGTCCATGGTGGGGCTAGAGGTGCTGGATGAGCCCAGTGCACGCCAGAGTGACGCCACAGTGCTGGACCTGCAGCTGCGGGCACTCGCCAAGCACACCACCGCGAAGTCTATG TCAGTGAAGACAGTGGAGAATGCCGAGAAGAATGGCAAGGTGATAGAGAAGTGGGTACGTGACATCAGTGAGCTGCACAGAAGTAAGCCTCCGCCCACCGTCCACTACAGCAA ACGCATGCCAGACATTGACAGCCTGATGCAGGAGTGGCCGGGGGAGCTGGAGGAACTGTTGAAGGAGGTCAACCTGCCCACGGCTGCACTGGAACTGGAACTCCCAAACTATGTGGACATCATTTGTT CCATAATGGACATTCCCGTATACAAGAGCCGTGTCCAGTCTCTGCACGTCCTCTTCACCCTCTACTCGGTCTTCAAGAACTCGGCGCACTTCAGACAGCTGGCGGAGGAAAACTACATAGACAACGAAGACTCAACTGCCGAACAGCTTGTCATGCAGTGA
- the LOC135111655 gene encoding intraflagellar transport protein 46 homolog isoform X5 gives MTTAEEEKMEPKEEQGLSDIAGMGGPGQPMPLAHPASMPSGDDDDDDDDEEDGQAPAPEGAYDPADYEHLSVTPEISELFSYITRYTPQAIELEHRLRPYIPDYIPAVGDIDAFIKIPPPDDKVSMVGLEVLDEPSARQSDATVLDLQLRALAKHTTAKSMSVKTVENAEKNGKVIEKWVRDISELHRSKPPPTVHYSKRMPDIDSLMQEWPGELEELLKEVNLPTAALELELPNYVDIICSIMDIPVYKSRVQSLHVLFTLYSVFKNSAHFRQLAEENYIDNEDSTAEQLVMQ, from the exons atgACGACAgccgaggaggagaagatggagccAAAGGAGGAACAG GGGTTGAGTGACATAGCAGGGATGGGCGGCCCCGGCCAGCCCATGCCTCTCGCCCACCCGGCAAGCATGCCCAGCggcgacgacgatgatgacgatgatgatgaagaggatggCCAGGCCCCAGCTCCTGAAGG GGCGTACGATCCAGCGGACTACGAGCACTTGAGCGTCACTCCAGAGATCTCAGAGCTGTTCTCGTACATCACCCGCTACACGCCCCAGGCTATCGAGCTGGAGCACCGCCTGCGGCCCTACATCCCGGACTACATCCCGGCCGTGGGGGACATTGATGCCTTCATTAAG ATCCCGCCTCCTGACGACAAGGTGTCCATGGTGGGGCTAGAGGTGCTGGATGAGCCCAGTGCACGCCAGAGTGACGCCACAGTGCTGGACCTGCAGCTGCGGGCACTCGCCAAGCACACCACCGCGAAGTCTATG TCAGTGAAGACAGTGGAGAATGCCGAGAAGAATGGCAAGGTGATAGAGAAGTGGGTACGTGACATCAGTGAGCTGCACAGAAGTAAGCCTCCGCCCACCGTCCACTACAGCAA ACGCATGCCAGACATTGACAGCCTGATGCAGGAGTGGCCGGGGGAGCTGGAGGAACTGTTGAAGGAGGTCAACCTGCCCACGGCTGCACTGGAACTGGAACTCCCAAACTATGTGGACATCATTTGTT CCATAATGGACATTCCCGTATACAAGAGCCGTGTCCAGTCTCTGCACGTCCTCTTCACCCTCTACTCGGTCTTCAAGAACTCGGCGCACTTCAGACAGCTGGCGGAGGAAAACTACATAGACAACGAAGACTCAACTGCCGAACAGCTTGTCATGCAGTGA
- the LOC135111656 gene encoding uncharacterized protein LOC135111656 — protein sequence MKRLSSAVAVVVAVVVLVVVRGVEGGREKRYLFVNPDAPITLGFILNMPISLALPTLAPKFGRALEEVGGGPGEWESDGLQKLARHRHLRPEQLSWDPAYDLPLSRLTAYFSHLELPTLPCQERLLCELSAEPETFEPINQIFMKELRQLYGPVETTQDSLMWRYMMAVKEGFRADIEDCAVKYKFCPLPADRILNMPVLKVWQYIASKLNLQLV from the exons ATGAAGCGTCTGAGCAGcgcagtggcagtggtggtggcggtggtggtgctggtggtggtgcggggcgtggagggaggaagagagaagcgaTATCTCTTTGTCAATCCAGACGCTCCCATTACTCTAG GTTTCATCCTCAACATGCCCATTTCCCTCGCCTTGCCCACTCTGGCGCCTAAATTCGGAAGGGCGCTGGAAGAGGTGGGCGGCGGGCCGGGCGAGTGGGAGTCTGATGGCCTGCAGAAGCTCGCGCGCCACAGACACCTTCGCCCGGAGCAGCTCTCGTGGGACCCCGCCTATGACCTGCCGCTCTCCCGCCTCACTGCTTACTTCTCCCATCTTgag CTCCCCACACTGCCCTGCCAGGAGCGTCTTTTGTGTGAGCTGTCAGCGGAACCAGAGACATTTGAGCCCATTAACCAGATCTTCATGAAGGAGCTGAG GCAGTTGTATGGACCTGTGGAGACCACGCAGGACTCACTCATGTGGCGGTACATGATGGCTGTCAAGGAGGGCTTCAGAGCGGACATCGAGGATTGTGCCGTCAAATATAAGTTCTGTCCGCTGCCCGCTGACCGCATCCTCAACATGCCGGTGCTCAAAGTGTGGCAGTACATCGCGTCCAAATTAAACCTGCAGCTTGTCTAg